Proteins encoded by one window of Rouxiella chamberiensis:
- a CDS encoding ketopantoate reductase family protein produces the protein MTKDILVWGAGAIGGTLGAYLLRAGYDVTFVDIDEAHVAAIRDPLQGLTISGPIDEFTVQAEAFTPAEPNTAHSTTRWSRIFLAVKSHHTQIASEALLPFLAEEGFVLSVQNGLCEPTIAAVVGETRTLGSFVNFGADWTEPGQVTYSNRAAVVVGELDGAITPRVVTLHQDVCHFEPDAILTADINAYLWGKLGYASLLFAQAVGEVGIADSLARRELWPLWRQLAGEVVAVGRACGIAMKSFNGFNPDAFDPQAPIALTEQSITDMVAFNRPNVKTHSGIWRDLAVRKRATEVEGQLGEVVRIGAEKGIACPKVSGLITLIKEIEAGKRPLSDSNILELADK, from the coding sequence ATGACAAAAGATATTCTGGTTTGGGGCGCAGGGGCTATCGGCGGCACCTTGGGTGCGTATCTGTTGCGCGCCGGGTACGACGTGACCTTTGTAGATATCGACGAGGCGCATGTGGCTGCCATTCGAGATCCCCTTCAGGGGCTGACGATTTCCGGCCCGATTGATGAATTTACCGTTCAGGCCGAGGCCTTTACGCCAGCCGAACCGAACACGGCGCACTCGACAACGCGCTGGTCGCGCATTTTTCTGGCGGTGAAATCTCATCATACTCAGATCGCAAGCGAGGCACTTTTGCCGTTTCTGGCAGAAGAGGGTTTTGTGCTTTCCGTTCAAAACGGCCTGTGCGAACCCACCATAGCCGCCGTAGTGGGTGAAACGCGTACCCTCGGCTCTTTTGTCAACTTTGGCGCAGACTGGACCGAGCCGGGTCAGGTCACGTATTCCAACCGCGCCGCCGTGGTGGTCGGAGAACTCGACGGCGCAATCACGCCACGCGTCGTGACCTTGCATCAGGATGTGTGTCACTTCGAGCCGGATGCCATTCTGACTGCTGATATCAATGCCTATTTATGGGGAAAACTGGGCTACGCCTCGCTTCTGTTTGCGCAGGCAGTGGGTGAAGTCGGTATCGCCGACTCTCTGGCGCGCCGCGAGCTTTGGCCCCTGTGGAGGCAGTTGGCGGGTGAAGTGGTGGCGGTCGGTCGCGCCTGCGGCATCGCCATGAAAAGCTTTAACGGGTTCAATCCTGACGCGTTCGACCCGCAAGCTCCCATTGCGCTTACCGAGCAGAGCATTACTGACATGGTGGCGTTTAATCGACCCAATGTGAAAACCCACTCCGGCATCTGGCGTGATCTGGCGGTGCGTAAACGCGCCACCGAAGTCGAGGGGCAGCTGGGCGAAGTGGTGCGTATCGGCGCGGAAAAGGGCATTGCCTGCCCGAAGGTTTCGGGATTAATCACCCTTATCAAAGAGATTGAAGCG
- a CDS encoding IclR family transcriptional regulator, giving the protein MTDVVRSAARVLDLLEYFANQPHSLSLATVAARFELPKSSALGLLRTLTSRGYLLKDAQGLYYINDTFKAHGFGWGGNALRRLAAVARPVMDEMALTLGETISMGVLNGEGQITLILQSLSHQPIRYEARLEQILPIHCTAMGRVLLAHQSEAECLETLKRHPLTRHSELTIIDPQEILKRIRAARDNGYCSVIDEYDVGGTGISAPVYDAYGNPIAALNVSCVTARFEDKKTTIIQTLLAEAEKLTAYMKLTA; this is encoded by the coding sequence ATGACCGATGTTGTTCGCTCCGCCGCCCGCGTTCTGGATTTACTGGAATATTTTGCCAATCAACCGCATAGCCTATCGCTGGCAACAGTCGCTGCCCGCTTCGAGCTGCCGAAAAGCAGCGCGCTGGGTTTGCTGCGAACCTTGACCAGCCGGGGATATCTTCTCAAGGATGCGCAGGGCCTGTATTACATCAATGACACCTTCAAGGCGCACGGTTTTGGCTGGGGCGGCAATGCCTTACGGCGACTTGCCGCCGTGGCGCGTCCTGTGATGGACGAGATGGCATTGACGTTGGGCGAGACTATCAGCATGGGCGTACTGAACGGCGAGGGGCAGATTACGCTGATTCTGCAATCCCTTTCTCATCAACCCATCCGCTATGAAGCACGCCTTGAACAAATCCTGCCGATTCATTGCACGGCAATGGGCAGAGTCTTGCTGGCACACCAATCCGAGGCGGAATGCCTTGAAACCCTGAAACGCCATCCGCTGACTCGTCATTCCGAGTTAACTATCATTGACCCGCAGGAAATCTTGAAGCGAATACGCGCTGCGCGTGACAACGGATATTGCAGCGTTATCGATGAATATGACGTGGGCGGAACCGGTATTTCTGCGCCGGTATACGATGCATACGGAAATCCTATCGCTGCGCTAAATGTTTCCTGTGTGACCGCGCGATTTGAAGACAAAAAAACGACGATTATTCAGACATTGCTTGCCGAAGCCGAAAAACTGACGGCCTACATGAAATTAACTGCCTGA